In a single window of the Streptomyces sp. NBC_00353 genome:
- a CDS encoding phage baseplate protein has translation MNRTPGLPLSRRGLIRTGAGASLAALGLGVGAQTASAAVATTKRFDLTQPSYDLFRSKDTHGARVQQSFAFDWVNKFLFVATKRTDSAESAGDLCINKMDFDGNYISYMHLNGFGHGVAFAALPSGSGTDLWIECAANDNGYGTALTPIRYTANTTLGSPAASAAYRPISGATEYTCSVDPVYQRMIVRYNTSAGKRIAVYPLSAFQTGSFGSPLVDFQQPTISGTPQGYTLYGSYMYYLTGDAYPGDGTPTGDGNSYVTSIDINTGTVEQGPVLTKAGSTLQYREPEGLAIYRTDAGEARLFIGFATGVEGDRRSSIFYKNALV, from the coding sequence CTCCCGCCGCGGCCTCATACGCACTGGCGCCGGCGCCTCGCTCGCCGCGCTCGGGCTCGGCGTCGGCGCGCAGACCGCCTCCGCCGCGGTGGCCACCACCAAGCGGTTCGATCTGACGCAGCCGTCGTACGACCTGTTCCGGTCCAAGGACACGCACGGTGCGCGGGTCCAGCAGAGCTTCGCCTTCGACTGGGTGAACAAGTTCCTGTTCGTGGCAACCAAGCGGACTGACAGCGCCGAGTCCGCCGGTGACCTGTGCATCAACAAGATGGACTTCGACGGGAATTACATCTCGTACATGCACCTCAATGGCTTCGGCCACGGCGTCGCCTTCGCCGCGCTGCCGAGCGGTTCCGGCACCGACCTGTGGATCGAGTGCGCCGCGAACGACAACGGGTACGGCACCGCGCTCACTCCCATTCGTTACACCGCCAACACCACCCTGGGCTCGCCGGCTGCCTCGGCCGCCTACCGGCCGATCTCCGGGGCCACCGAGTACACCTGCTCCGTCGACCCGGTCTACCAGCGCATGATCGTGCGCTACAACACCAGCGCCGGCAAGCGCATCGCCGTGTACCCCCTCTCCGCCTTCCAGACGGGCAGCTTCGGGTCGCCGCTGGTCGACTTCCAGCAGCCGACGATCTCCGGCACTCCGCAGGGCTACACGCTCTACGGCTCGTACATGTACTACCTGACGGGTGACGCGTACCCCGGCGACGGCACCCCCACCGGCGACGGCAACTCCTACGTCACCAGCATCGACATCAACACGGGCACCGTGGAGCAGGGCCCCGTCCTCACCAAGGCCGGCTCCACCCTCCAATACCGCGAGCCCGAGGGCCTGGCGATCTACCGCACCGACGCCGGCGAGGCCCGCCTCTTCATCGGCTTCGCCACCGGCGTGGAAGGCGATCGGCGCTCCAGCATCTTCTACAAGAACGCGCTGGTCTGA
- the frc gene encoding formyl-CoA transferase, protein MAKALEGIRVVDMTHVQSGPSATQLLAWLGADVIKVEAPTGDITRKQLRDLPDVDSLYFTMLNCNKRSITLNTKTERGKELLTELIRRSDVMVENFGPGAVDRMGFTWERIQEINPKIVYASIKGFGEGPYTNFKAYEVVAQAMGGAMATTGFEDGPPLATGAQIGDSGTGIHAVAGILAALFQRENTGRGQRVNVAMQHAVLNLCRVKLRDQQRLAHGPLAEYPNEDFGDEVPRSGNASGGGQPGWAVRCAPGGPNDYVYVIVQPVGWRPLSELIGRPELADDPEWATPEVRLPKLGKMFQLIEEWTSTLPKWDVLQKLNAHNIPCGPILSTKEIIEDASLVANEMVVEVSHPQRGSFATVGSPLKLSDSPVDIISSPLLGEHNEEVFVGELGLGYEELALLRTGGVI, encoded by the coding sequence ATGGCAAAGGCACTGGAAGGCATCCGAGTTGTGGACATGACGCACGTGCAGTCCGGGCCTTCCGCTACCCAGCTTCTCGCGTGGCTCGGCGCGGACGTCATCAAGGTGGAGGCGCCGACCGGCGACATCACGCGCAAGCAGCTGCGCGACCTCCCGGACGTCGACTCCCTGTACTTCACGATGCTCAACTGCAACAAGCGGAGCATTACTCTCAACACGAAGACGGAGCGCGGCAAGGAGCTGCTGACCGAGCTGATCCGGCGCTCCGATGTGATGGTCGAGAATTTCGGGCCTGGCGCCGTCGATCGGATGGGGTTCACCTGGGAGCGCATTCAGGAGATCAACCCGAAAATCGTCTATGCCTCCATCAAGGGCTTCGGCGAAGGGCCGTACACCAACTTCAAGGCGTACGAGGTCGTCGCGCAGGCCATGGGCGGGGCGATGGCAACCACCGGGTTCGAGGACGGGCCGCCGCTCGCCACCGGCGCGCAGATCGGCGACTCGGGGACCGGCATCCATGCTGTCGCCGGCATCCTGGCTGCCCTCTTCCAGCGTGAGAACACCGGGCGTGGGCAGCGCGTGAACGTGGCCATGCAGCACGCCGTGCTCAATCTGTGCCGGGTGAAACTGCGGGATCAACAGCGGCTCGCGCACGGTCCGTTGGCCGAGTATCCGAACGAGGACTTCGGGGACGAGGTGCCACGCTCCGGAAACGCCTCCGGCGGCGGGCAGCCCGGATGGGCGGTGAGGTGCGCTCCCGGCGGGCCCAACGACTACGTGTACGTGATCGTGCAGCCGGTCGGCTGGCGGCCGCTGAGCGAGCTGATCGGGCGGCCCGAGCTGGCAGATGACCCCGAGTGGGCGACCCCGGAGGTGCGGCTCCCGAAACTCGGCAAGATGTTCCAGCTCATCGAGGAGTGGACCTCGACGCTCCCCAAGTGGGACGTCCTGCAGAAGCTCAACGCCCACAACATCCCGTGCGGCCCGATCCTCTCCACCAAGGAGATCATCGAGGACGCCTCGCTCGTCGCCAACGAGATGGTCGTCGAGGTGTCGCACCCGCAGCGCGGCTCGTTCGCCACCGTCGGATCCCCGCTCAAGCTCTCCGATTCCCCCGTCGACATCATCAGCTCGCCGCTGCTCGGCGAGCACAACGAAGAGGTCTTTGTCGGGGAACTCGGCCTCGGTTACGAGGAATTGGCCCTGTTGCGGACCGGCGGGGTGATCTGA
- a CDS encoding OFA family MFS transporter, translating to MTTTDISSHIPYREVTDRNGRVYRLGETDRDIMRRPRWTMVLLPWIGMMGISSSEYAFTSAEETLHDAHLWASGHIFWLMGVWIFFQAAVAFPAGQLRESGRLPARSAMMLGALGTLLGYLSLAYAPHVIVAYFGFGMFSGIGAGLVYATCVNMVGKWYPERKGGKTGMVNGGFAYGSVPFVFLFTSYMDLSNYQGVLVSVGVICCAAVAVAGWFFKDPPKNWWPHHVDPLKVSDDPRIVRSLAKNPPAVKQYTPREAARTPVLWMMWFCLLCTAGINIFGIAMQVPFGKEMGFAGGIVATAMSLKAIVNGTGRGVIGWISDRYGRRNTLIIVCLVLGSAQFGVFFSGDIGSMPFFLFCSMVSGFGGGAIFPLFAAMTADYFGENNNASNYGMVYSSKLISGLVGSGVGALVVGAWGYGGAFALAGSIGLASAVLAVFLRAPGRSNQGGVRSATGAAAREAL from the coding sequence ATGACGACAACTGACATCTCGTCACACATTCCGTACAGAGAGGTGACGGACCGCAACGGCCGCGTGTACCGGCTCGGTGAGACCGACCGGGACATCATGCGGAGACCGCGCTGGACCATGGTGCTCCTGCCGTGGATCGGCATGATGGGCATCAGCTCGTCGGAGTACGCGTTCACCTCCGCCGAGGAGACGCTGCACGACGCGCACTTGTGGGCCAGTGGTCACATCTTCTGGCTGATGGGGGTCTGGATCTTCTTCCAGGCAGCCGTGGCCTTCCCGGCCGGGCAGCTCCGCGAGAGCGGGAGGCTGCCGGCCAGGAGCGCGATGATGCTCGGAGCGCTGGGCACCCTGCTCGGCTATCTCTCGCTGGCGTACGCACCGCATGTCATCGTCGCCTACTTCGGCTTCGGTATGTTCAGCGGCATCGGCGCCGGGCTCGTCTACGCGACCTGTGTGAACATGGTCGGCAAGTGGTACCCGGAGCGCAAGGGCGGCAAGACCGGCATGGTCAACGGCGGTTTCGCCTACGGCTCGGTGCCGTTCGTGTTCCTGTTCACCTCGTACATGGATCTGTCCAACTACCAGGGTGTACTGGTCTCCGTCGGGGTCATCTGCTGTGCGGCCGTCGCGGTCGCCGGCTGGTTCTTCAAGGACCCGCCGAAGAACTGGTGGCCCCATCACGTCGACCCGCTGAAGGTCTCGGACGACCCGCGGATCGTGCGGTCGCTGGCGAAGAACCCGCCGGCGGTCAAGCAGTACACCCCGCGTGAGGCGGCCCGGACCCCGGTGCTGTGGATGATGTGGTTCTGCCTCCTCTGCACGGCGGGCATCAACATCTTCGGTATCGCCATGCAGGTGCCGTTCGGCAAGGAGATGGGGTTCGCCGGCGGCATCGTGGCCACGGCCATGTCGCTCAAGGCGATCGTGAACGGGACCGGCCGGGGTGTCATCGGCTGGATCTCCGACCGGTACGGACGCCGCAACACGCTGATCATCGTCTGTCTGGTCCTGGGATCCGCGCAGTTCGGGGTCTTCTTCTCCGGCGACATCGGCTCGATGCCGTTCTTCCTGTTCTGCTCGATGGTCTCCGGCTTCGGTGGCGGCGCCATCTTCCCGCTGTTCGCGGCGATGACCGCGGACTACTTCGGTGAGAACAACAACGCCTCGAACTACGGGATGGTCTACAGCTCGAAGCTGATCTCCGGCCTGGTCGGTTCCGGCGTCGGAGCCCTCGTGGTCGGTGCCTGGGGCTACGGCGGTGCCTTCGCCCTGGCAGGCAGCATCGGGCTCGCCTCCGCGGTACTTGCGGTGTTCCTGCGGGCACCGGGCCGGTCGAACCAGGGGGGCGTCCGCTCGGCCACGGGCGCGGCTGCGAGGGAGGCGCTCTGA
- a CDS encoding beta-class carbonic anhydrase codes for MLTSTPSGARPSTGSPGQESVIDSLVRANRAYADAFRDPGMDARPVLGVAVVACMDARIDLHAALGLELGDCHTIRNAGGVVTDDTIRSLTISQRALNTRSIVLIHHTGCGLQTLTEEFRYELEREVGQRPAWAVESFQDVDQDVRQSMRRVHTSPFLPHTDDVRGFVFDVASGLLREISDLD; via the coding sequence ATGTTGACATCGACACCTTCCGGTGCACGCCCGTCCACCGGTTCCCCTGGCCAGGAATCGGTCATCGACTCCCTGGTGCGGGCCAACCGGGCCTACGCCGACGCGTTTCGCGACCCCGGAATGGATGCCCGTCCCGTCCTCGGAGTGGCCGTCGTGGCCTGTATGGACGCCCGAATCGACCTGCACGCCGCGCTCGGACTCGAACTGGGGGACTGCCACACCATCCGCAATGCCGGTGGAGTGGTCACCGACGACACCATCCGCTCCCTCACCATCAGCCAGCGCGCCCTGAACACCCGAAGCATCGTCCTCATCCACCACACGGGGTGCGGCCTGCAGACACTGACCGAGGAGTTCCGGTACGAGCTGGAGCGGGAGGTCGGGCAGCGGCCGGCCTGGGCGGTGGAGTCGTTCCAGGACGTCGACCAGGACGTACGGCAGTCGATGCGGCGAGTACATACGTCGCCGTTCCTGCCGCATACCGACGACGTGAGGGGCTTCGTCTTCGATGTGGCGTCGGGGCTGTTGAGGGAGATCTCGGACCTCGACTGA